The region CGTCACCCGAACGTTCTCTGGGTCCCGGTCACCCATCTCGGCGCCACGGCGAAGGTCCGCCAGCCGCTCGCACATCCCGTCGGGCGTGAAGGTCAACGCGTGCCAGCCGTCGGCAAACCGGCCAGCGAGCTCCACCGCTTTCGGGCCCATGCCGGCCGCGTCGACCGGCGGGGCTGGCTCCGGGGCGTCACAGCGCAGTCGGAACCCCGAGAGGTCGAAGTGGTCGCCGGCGTACTCCACAGGCTCACCGGAAAGTACCTGTTTGATAATCTCGACCGTCTCGCGTGTCTGCCGGAGTGGTTGCGTGAACGGCTGGCCGTGCCAGTTCTCGATGACGGCCGGGCCGGAAGGGCCGATCCCCAGCCGAAAGCGGCCGTCACTCGCTTCCTGCAACGTCGCGGCGGTCTGGCCCAGCAGCGCGGGCGACCGTGAGTAGACGTTGACGATGCTGGTGCCGAGTTCGACCGTCTCGGTCCGCTCTGCGGCAAGTGAGAGCATCGTGACCGCATCACGGCCCCACGTCTCGGGGAGCCAGACGCGTTCGTAGCCTGCGGCCTCGGCGTCGACGGCGAGCGAGACCACGTCGTCGAGCGAGGGCTGGGCAGCGACCGGGAGCGACAGCTCCATTGCAGCGTCCATGCTACCGACTCACACCGGTCCGAAAAAAGGGTTGTCGAGTCGGTTCGAGCGGTCAGTCGTGGCGGCCGGCCAGCAGCGCGGCGCCAGCGAGTGCGAGCACCGCGACGACGGCACCGAAGCCGGGGCCATCCGTGCTCGTCGTTTCGGTAGACTCAGCGGCGTTCCTGCCGTCAGTCGCCGTCGTGGTTTCCTGTGTCGCGGTGGCGGTGGTGGTGGCCGTCTGCTGGGCCACGGTCTCGCCGCTCCAGGACTGGTTCAGCGCGGCCGTCCCCTCGGCGGAGACGGTGATGGTGTAGGCCTGCTCGGCGTCGAACGTGAAGAAGGAGAACGGGACCGTCGCGGTGCCGTCGGCCTGCACGGTCGCCTGCGAGGTCGTGCCGGTCTCGGCGTTGGCCTCGGTCAGCGTGAACAGCAGCGAGGTGCCCGGCGCGAGCGTCGAGGTCACGTCAGGTCACCGAGAGCGTCGGCTTCGGTGGGCGCCGTCGCGGTCGCCACAGGAGCGACCGCAGAGAGCAGTACAAGAGCAGCAGCGAACAATGTGAGTTTTCGAGTGGACATAGGTGTAGCGCAGTCCGGCGCACGGTCGGGCTCCCCACCATCCCACCCGTCGGTGGCGGATGGAGCAGGTTCGACGCCACTCAGGACGCGTACTCGGTGTGGAGGGCGAGCAGTCGCGGCGCGGACGTGGACCAGTGTAACCCGGCCTCTGTCTATCGATTACTGAGAATGAACGTAACCCTATCCTTCCGGTGCCGGCAGATACAGGGCGGGCCCGTCCGACCCACGACCATGACGCTGTTCTGGCACCGGCGGGACCTTCGCGTGAGCGACAACCGGGGGCTCGCCGCGGCCGCCGAGGACGGGCCAGTCCTCCCGGTGTTCGTCTTCGACGACGAGGTGCTTACCCATGGGAGCGACGTTCGGGTTCGGTTCATGCTCGACGCGCTGGCCGCCCTGCGCGAGCAGTACCGCGAGCGCGGGAGCGACCTCGTCGTTGCGCAGGGCGACCCCGCGACAGTGTTGCCCGCGCTTGCGGCGGCTGCCGACGCGGAGTCCATCCACTGGAACGAAGACTATTCGATGCTCTCGCGGGAGCGCGACGCGCGGGTCCGCCTCGCGCTCGAACGCGCGGATGTGGCCCGTGAGAGTCACCACGACGGCCAACTCCACGAACCGGGGACGATTCGGACGAACCAGGGCGACCCCTACTCAGTGTACACCTACTTCTGGAAGAAGTGGCGCGACCGTGAGAAGCCGGACCCGTTTCCAGCACCCGAGCCAGCGGACCTGACCGACGCCAACGAACTGGGCGTCGACACGCTCACCGGCACCGCCACTGATGGCGAAAAACTGGACTCGGTGCTCCGAGCGGGGCTTCCCACTATCGAGGAACTCGGCTTCACGGAGCCGACAGCCGAGCTTCGGGAGGCCGGGACCGAAGCCGCCCGGGAGCGACTCAGAACTTTCCGCGAGGAGGCAATTTTTCAGTACGATTCGGACCGCGACTACCCGGCCAAAGACGGCAGTTCGCGGCTCTCCGAGCAGATTCGGTTCGGCACCATCGGCCTGCGGGAACTGTACGCCGAGACCGAGGCGGCGATGCGGGAAGCCCGGTCCCGCGACGAAGGCGAGGAAGGGTCCGACGCCCAGGACAACGTCGAGGCGTTCCAGTCCCAGTTGGCCTGGCGGGAGTTCTACACCCAGGTGCTCTTTTTTACCCCCCACGTGGTGACGGAGAACTACAAATCGTACGAGGAGGGACTCGAGTGGCGCGAAGACGAAGAGGCACTCGAGGCCTGGAAAGCCGGGAAAACGGGCTACCCCATCGTCGACGCCGGGATGCGACAGCTTCGGGCGGAGGCGTGGATGCACAATCGCCTCCGGATGATCGTCGCCTCCTTCCTCACGAAGGACCTGCTGCTGGACTGGCGGGAGGGCTACGCACACTTCCGAGAGAAACTGGCCGACCACGACACCGCCAACGACAACGGCGGCTGGCAGTGGGCCGCCTCGACGGGGACCGACGCCCAACCGTACTTCCGTATCTTCAACCCCACAACACAGGGAGAACGCTACGACGCAGACGCGGAGTACATCAAAGAGTACGTCCCAGAACTCCGCGACCTCGAGGCCGACGAGATTCACGGCTGGGTGGACCTGAGCGACGAGGAACGTGCAGCGCTGGCTCCGGAGTATCCCGCCCCCATCGTCGACCACGGAGCGCGACGGGAGGAGGCACTAGCGATGTTCAAGCGGGCGCGGGGTGAGGACCCACAGGAGACGTAGGAGAACGGAGCCGGTTCTCACCCGTGTGTCGCGGTGTCCGTCGTCCCCAGAATCGTCTCACAGTGAGGACACTGCCAGACGACTGGCTCGCCCCAATCGGCGTCGATAAATGCACGTTCGAGTTTGCGAACCTCCCGCTCACAAGACGGACAGAGAGCCATGAAACCAACTGACAGGGCCCCAAAAATAACCGTTTCCATGCCACTACCGCCACTTGGCTGCAGGCGCCGGTGTGCTTTTCCACGCGCCGCCCAACCCCCTACCATGACAACAGCTATCGATATCCTGCTTTACGAGGAGTTCGACGAACTCGACGCGATTGGGCCGTTCGAGGTGTTTCAGACCGCCGCGAGCGCCGGTGCGGACTGTTCGGTCTCGCTTGTCACCCACGAGCACCAAGAGCGAGTAACCGCCAGCCACGGCCTCGATGTTGGCGTCGACGGCCAGCTCGCGGCCCCTGGTGACGCCGACGCCCCAGATATCCTGGTGGTTCCCGGCGGGGGCTGGTCGGGCGAAGGCGAACAAGGCGTCCGGCGGGAGTACGACTCCGGGGACCTCCCCGAGGAGATTAGCGCTCACCACGCGGCGGGCACCACCATCGCCTCAGTCTGTACAGGTGCAATGTTGCTCGAACGAGCGGGAATTCTCCGCGATGGGCCGGCCATCACGCACAAATCCGCCATCGAGGACCTCGAAGCCGCGGGCGTGAAGGTCCTCGACCGCCGGGTGATAGACACCGGACAGGTCATCACGGCCGGCGGCGTCACCAGCGGGCTGGACCTCGCGCTTCACCTTGTCAAGCGAGAGTTCGGTGAAGCCATCGCCGATGACGTGGCGACGGTGCTCGAGTACGAACCGAGCGACGAAATCCTGGTTCGCCGCCAGCGGTAGGGGTAGGGCCAACCGTTCGAACCTCCACAAATGAACCAGCCACCCGCCTAGCGATCAGCAGTCGGACCCGCTTTCCTCACTCCCGCAGAATCATCACCCAGACCACGACGGCAGCGATGGCCGCCAGCCCCGCCGTGAGCGTCCATCCCGTGTCGTAGCCGGTGGCGTCGACGACGAGCCCGAACAGCGGCGGCGCCGAGAGGCCGCCGAGATTGATGGCGGTCTGCCCGCCGGCGGTCGCCGCGCCCACCTCGTCGTCGTCGACGAGTGCAGTCATGGTCGCGTAGTAGACACCGGGGAAGCCGAGGATGAACAATCCCAGGAAGGCGAACGCGGCCCACGAGACAGCCTGCGAGTCGGCGGCGACGACGGCGAGGAAGCCAACCGCGGCGAGTGCGGCCTGCACGGTGAGGACAATTGCAGGCCCGCGTTCTGGACGGCCCGGGAGGCGGTCCGCGATTTCTCCACCAACCAGCCGGCCCGCGCTGCCCGTGAGTTGGACCGTCGCGAGAACCCCACCCGCGACGCCAGCGGCGGCGCCAACGGATTCGGTAACGTGAAGCACCACGTAGCCCGTCGTGGTGAAGACGGCCGCGCCAAGAAAGAGGCCGGAGACGACCAACCCCCGGTAGGAGGGGTCGTCGAGCAGCCCCCGAACGTCGGGGAACGAGAGGTTGCCGCCGCCGGGTTTGCCCTCGTAGCGCCACGCGGTCACGCCGGCGACGACCACAGCCACCCCCGCGGCGACGAGGAAGCCTGCTTGCCAGCCGAAGCGGGTGGCAGCGATGCGGGTGACCAGCAGTGCCGCGATGGCGCTGCCGACGGTGACGCCGACCTGTTTGACGTTCATCGCCAGCGCCTCTCGGCCCTCGGGAGCGACAACGACGGCTGCACGGTTGGTGGCCGGCATCGCGGCTGCGTAGGCCAGCCCGACGGCGATGAGTGCGAGCAGCAGCATCGGGAACGTCGGCGCCAACCCAACGAGTGCGGTCCCGCCCGCGAGCGCGAGGAGGCCGTAGACCATCAACGGGCGCTCGCCGAAGGCGTCGGCGGCGGCGCCCGTCCCGAACAGCAAGAGCGTGTATCCCACCATCACCGCGGTCACGGTGAGGCCGGTCACCGCACGGGAGACGCCGAAGGTGTCGCGGACGAACGCGGTGGCGGCGAATATCGTGTAAAAACAGAGGCTGGCGGTGGTCTGCCAGCCCGTCACGAGCGAGATACCGCGCCACGACATTACCGGCTCTCTGCACCCAGGACGTAAGTGGGTGACTCTTCCGGAACCCGGCCGCAGGCGAGGGGGACAGCGGGAGCCTCGTGTGCCATTCGATATCATTCGTTTCACCAACCTTTAACATGAACCGCTCCGCAGTATCTGTCGGGTGAATTCATTATGAGCGATTACGAACTTCCGCCGCTTCCATACGAGTATGACGCGCTCGAACCGTCCATCAGTGAACAGGTGCTGACCTGGCACCACGATACGCACCACCAGGGCTACGTGAACGGCTGGAACAGTGCAGAGGAGACCCTCGCGGAGAACCGCGAGTCGGGTGAGTTCGACTCCTCAGCCGCCGCCATCCGCAACGTGACCCACAACGGTTCGGGTCACATCCTCCACGACCTGTTCTGGCAGAACATGGGCCCCAACGGTGGCGACGAGCCCTCCGGGGCGCTCGCCGACCGAATCGCCGAGGACTTCGGCAGCTACGACGCCTGGAAGGGCGAGTTCGAGGCTGCTGGCGGCGCCGCCGGTGGCTGGGCGCTGCTGGTCTACGACAGCTACAGTAACCAGCTCCGCAACGTCGTGGTGGACAAGCACGACCAGGGCGCACTCTGGGGCAGCCACCCCATTCTCGCGCTGGACGTCTGGGAGCACTCCTACTACTACGACTACGGACCGGCCCGTGGCGACTTCATCGACGCGTTCTTCGAGGTTGTTGACTGGGAAGAGTCCCAAGCCCGCTTCGAGCAGGCAACGGAACTCTTCGAATAACGGAGAAGACGGACACGCAGACAGAACGCGCCGACCGTTCTCGATTTTCTTTCGTCGCTTCACGATATCGGTAGCGTTTACGCCGCCGCTGTCCAATCCGGCGTATGCCACGCGCCAAAGCCGACTTCGGGACGCTCCACCCCTGTGATTTCTACACACCCGATGAGCTCCTCGAAGAAGAGCAGATGTACACCGTCTACGAGATCGCCCGGATGCTGCAGGGGCTCGAACCCGAGGCTGAAATCGACGAGGAGACGGAAGCGGTGCTACTGGACTGGGCAGTGCCCTGGGTGATGAACAACTCAGCGGAGCTCGTCGTCGCGGAACCGCCCGCCGACACCGACCCGGGCTACTACGGGCTGAAACGCGGCACGGACCTCGCGGACGACTGACGGGCGAGTTGCGTTTCTGCGTCCATTCGTCGGTTGCTCCTCCTGCGACATTCGTTCTTCGAGCACAGGAGCCGTGGATGCACCAACGCGGCTCACCAGAGCGCGAGTACAAGTGGGGGGAATTATGACCGAGCACGCCTCCTTTCTCTCCATGCACGTCGAAGTTCTCGAAGCGACGGACGACCCGGAGGAACTGATCTGCCAAGCCGCCCGAAACGATTACGCTTCCCAGTTTGTCGGCGACACCGAGTTCGAGGAACTGATGGAGACCGTTGACGGCGACGACCTCGAGGAGAAGATGGGGACGCTCATCGGCCACCTGCTGAGTCACGGCCACTACGGCCCCTTCGAGCACGCCCAGATTACCTTCGCCGTCGAGGGGATGTCCCGGTCGTGTATGGCCCAACTCACCCGCCACCGTCACGTCTCCTTCGACGTTCAGAGCATGCGCTACGTCGCCTTCGACGATATCGACCCCGCAGAGGTCGTCGACGGCGGCATGGTCGTGATGCCTCCCTCTGCGGACGATCCGGACTGGATCGGCCGGAACCAGAAGAGCGGCGCCGTCGACGAGGAGACCGTCGAGAAGCGCGAGGTGCTCTTCCGGAGTTCGGTCCAGCGCTCCGTCGAGGAGTATCAGGAGCTGCTGGACCTCGGGATGCCGCCCGAGGACGCGCGGTTTGTCCTTCCGATTGGGACGGGAGTGAACGTTGTGATGAGCCTGAACGTGCGGACCCTGATGCACGTCGCGGACATGCGCGCGGCCGCCGACGCCCAGTGGGAGATTCGCGGACTGACCGAACAGCTGCTCGACGCCGCCGAGGAATGGTGCCCAATCACCTTCGAATACTACAATGAGAAGATGAAAAACCGAAAGAATCGCCTCGCGCCCTGAATCGAGGCACCGTGATCCGGTAACACTCGCGTCAGCGAGCACTCAAGTCCCACGAGACCCTCCGTTGAGTATGAGCGACCCAACCCCCACGCCGGGGCTCCATCACGTGACTTGTATCGCGGGCGACCCACAGCAGAACATCGACTTCTGGGTCGAGACGCTCGGCCTTCGGCTGGTCAAGCAGTCCGTCAATCAGGACGACCCGAGCACCTACCACTTCTTCTTCGCCGACGCGGAGGGAACGCCTGGGACGAGCATGACGTTCTTCCCGCACGCGAACGCCGGTCAAGGAAAAGTCGGCTCCGGGCAGGTCTCCCGAACGGCCTTCCGCGTTCCCGAGGGAACTTTGGACTACTGGGAGTCCCGGTTCGACGAGTACGGCGTCGAGTACGACGAGCGCATCGAGCGCTTCGGCGAGACCGTCCTCCAGTTCGAGGACCCCGACGGTCTCCCAGTCGAACTGGTGGAAGTCGAGGTGTCAGAGGACGACCCGACGGTGCCGTGGACCGAGTTCGTCCCCGAAGAACACGCGATCCGCGGCTTCCACTCCGTAACGCTTTGGCTGGCCGATCCCGAGCCGACCCACGAACTCCTCGAGAAGATGGGACTCGAGAACGTTGGCACCGAGCAGGCACAGGGTGACACTCCCGGCGACCAGCGAACGCGGTTCGAAGCGAGCGGACCGGTCGGGAAGTACGTCGACGTGCTCCCCACGGTCAGCGGCGGCCGGCAGGGCGCTGGTACGGTCCATCACGTTGCGTTCCAGACGCCGACCGACGAGGAACAGGAGGCGATGCGGACGATGGTCAGCCGCGAGGGGCTGCGTCCCAGTGGCCAGATCGATCGCCACTGGTTCCGCTCGGTCTACTTCCGTGAACACAGCGGCGTACTCTTCGAGCTCGCGACGAAGGAGCCGGGGTACACCACCGATGAGCCACTCGAGGACCTCGGCGGTCACCTCGTGCTCCCGGGCAAGTTTGAGTCCCGACGCGAGCAGATCGAGGCCGGCCTGCCCGACGTGACGGTTCCAGAGCCCGAAACCGCAGAAGCCGACGACTGAGCAGTTCCCGAGGGGTCTCCACCATCTATTCCACTGAAGCGGTCGAAGGGCGGGTATGCGACGCCTCGCTCTCGTGCTGCTCGTCCTCCTCGCCGGCTGTGCCAGCGCTGTCCCGGTGACGGACGCACCGGCGAACGGCACCGATACTGCCGCGCCTGGGGTCGACACCACCGCTCGCACCGTCGACGCCCCGCCCTCCGCGACACCGAAGGAAGGAGCGCTCACTGCAGAAGTCGTCGAAGTCGTCGACGGCGATACGATGAAGGTGGTGTTCGAGAACGGGAGCCGTGAGACAATCCGCCTGCTCGGCGTCGACACGCCGGAAGTCCACACCGAGAACAGTCCCGACGAGTTCGAGGGAGTCCCCGAGACGGAGGCGGGACGGAACTGCCTCCGAAAATGGGGCGAACAGGCCAGTTCCGTTGCGAAGGAGCGCCTGCTCGGGGAGACGGTCACGCTGAGTTTCGACGCAAACGAGCCACGGCGAGGCTACTACGGCCGGCTCCTGGTCTACCTCCACGTCGACGGCGGCTCGTTCAACTACGCGCTCATCACCAACGGCCTCGCACGAGTCTACGACTCCCAGTTCGAGTACCGTGACCGGTACGACACCGCGGAGTCGGCCGCGATGGATGCAAATGTCGGGCTCTGGGCCTGCCGTGAGGGTGGAGCGGGGTCGACGCCGACAGCCACCGGAACCGAGCTCATCGCTGACGGCGGCATTCCGCTGCGCATCAGCGAAATCCACGCCGATGCCGAGGGTGACGACCGGGAGAACCTCAACGACGAGTACGTCGTTCTGAAGAACACCGGCGACGAGCAACTGGACCTCTCGAGGTTCACTGTGACCGACGAGGCTGACAAACGGTACACGTTCCCCGACGGGACCACGCTCGCTGCGGGCGAGACACTCACGCTCCACACGGGAAGCGGGACGGATGGCGATGGCGACTACTACTGGAGCGCGGGCAGCCCTGTGTGGAACAACGGCGGCGACACCGTGACTGTTCGGACTGCGAGCGGTGAACTGGTCGCCGAGAAATCGTACTGATGGGTGTTCTGCGTGGCTACCTCCGGTTTCAGGTCGCCGTCGTTGCCGCGGTAGCGATAGCCGTGGGGGCGCTCGCGGTGGTCACGTCCACGGGCGGCGGCCTGACGGGACTGTTGGCGCTGATGGGACTCCTACTGGGGAGTTTCGCGGTTCTCGCGGTGCTGCTGGCGCTGCGCTGAGATAGGAAAGCGGCTCAGTCGTCGCCGACAGCGCCGTCTTCCTCCGCAGGGTGCTCGTCGGGTGCAGGGGGGTCGCCGTGGTCTCCCGCCGGCCGGACGCGCACGCTCGCGACTTTGTACTCCGGAATCCCGCTCGTCGGGTCGAAGGACTCCTGGGTCAGCGTGTTGACAGCGCCGGCGGCGAAATGCATCGGGACGAACACCACGCCCTCGCCGGGACGGTCCGTGACCGTCGCCTTGACCGTAATCTCGCCGCGGCGGGACTCGACAGTGACGTACTCGCCGTCAACGATGCCGAGCGTCGCCGCAGTTTTCGGGTGAATCTCGACGAATGACTCACCCACGTGGCTCATCAGCCCCTCGACGCGTCGGGTGATGGTGCCGGTGTGCCAGTGATAGAGCACGCGGCCGGAGGTCATCGTGAGCGGGTATTCCTCGTCGGTGAGTTCGGTGGGTCGGCCCATGTCGGCGGGAACGAACCGCGCTTTTCCGTCCTCGAAGTTGAAGCCGTCCTCGTAGAGGAATCTGGTGCCGGGGTCGTCCTCGTCACGGCAGGGCCACTGGAGCCCGCCCGCTTCCTCGAGCCTACCGTGGCTGATACCGCCGTAGATTGGGGTGAGTTCCGCGATCTCGTCCATGATTTCGGCCGGGTCGTCGTACGCCCATGACTCACCCATGCGGTTGGCGAGCGACTGGACGATTTCCCAGTCCTGTCGCGCCTTGCCCGGCGGGTCGCGCGCCTGCCCGACAAGTTGGACGCGGCGCTCGGTGTTGGTGAAAGTCCCCTCCTTCTCGACGAACGTCGCTGCCGGCAGCACCACGTCGGCGTACTCCGCCGTCTCAGTGAGGAATATGTCCTGCACCGCGAGGAAGTCGAGTGACTCCAAGGCCTGTTCGGCGTGGGCGATATCCGGCTCCGAGAGCGCCGGGTTCTCGCCCATGACGAACATCCCTCTGATGCCGTCGCCGGCCTCCGCGAACATCTCGGGGACCTTCAGCCCGGGTTCGTCGGGCGGGCGGGTGCCCCATGCCTCCTCGAAGGTGTCGAGCACCTCGGGGTCCGTGAGGTCCTGATAGCCCGGGAGACTGCCCGGGAGGGTGCCCATGTCACCGCCGCCGCCCTGCACGTTGTTGTGGCCGCGGAACGGCGAGAGTCCCGAATTTGGCGTGCCGAGTTGGCCCGTCACGAGCGCGAGATTCGCCATCGCGAGCACGTTCGCCGTGCCGTGAGAATGCTGAGTCAGCCCCATTGCCCAGCCGAACACCACGCTGTCGGCAGTCGCGATCCGCTCGGCAGTCGCTTTGAGGTCCTCGGGAGCGACACCCGCCAAGCGTTCGACCTCCTTGGGCGTGAACGGCTGGACCTTCTCCACCAGCGCCTCGAAATTCTTGGTGTGGTCCGCGATGAACGCCTCGTTGTGGAGGTCGTGCTCGATGATGTAGCGCGTCAGTCCGTTGAGCCACGCGATGTCGTAGCCCGGCTCCGTGCGGACGTAGCGGTTGGCGTGCTCGGCGATGCCGGTCTTCCGGGGGTCGTAGACAAAGAGGTCCGCGCCGTCGTCGACGTTACGCTTGATGCGCGTCGCGAGCACGGGGTGGCTCTCGGTCGTGTTCGAGCCGGTGATGAGGTAGCAGTCGGTGTTGGCCACGTCGTCGCCGCTGTTGGACATGGCGCCGTATCCGACTGTCTGCTGGAGCGCCGCCACCGTCGAGGAGTGACAGAGCCGCGCGCAGTTGTCGACGTTCTTCGTTCCCAGCGCCGTGCGTGCGAACTTCTGGAGCAGGTAATCTTCCTCGTTCGTACATTTCGAGGAGGCCAGCGTGCCCACCGCGTCCGTGCCGTACTCGGCCTGAATTCCCGAAAGCTCCGACGCGACTCGGTCGAGCGCCTTGTCCCACGATGTGGGCTTGAGTTCGCCGTTTTTCCGGACGAGCGGCCTCCTGAGGCGCCCCTCGCTGTCGAGGAAGTCGTAGGCGAACTTCCCCTTCACACAGGTAGAGAAGTCGTTCATCGGCGCGGACTCCTCGTCCGTGGGCCGGACCCCAAGCACCTCGTCGTCCTTGGTGTGGACTTCGAACCGGCAGCCGACCGAGCAGTAGCCGCAGGTGGTCTCGGTCTTCTCGACGTCTTTCAGCCGGTAGTCTGCGACGCGTTCGGCGACGTCGAAGAGCATCCCCTCGGGCATCGTCGAGGCCGCCACGTCCTCGGCCATATGTTCGGCCTGCTTGAGCGCGCGCTCGCTCCCCTCGCGGGCGGCGCGGCGGGCCTTGGCCATGAACCGGGCGACGCCGCTCTTGCCGTTC is a window of halophilic archaeon DL31 DNA encoding:
- a CDS encoding nuclease (SNase domain-containing protein) (KEGG: hvo:HVO_1477 endonuclease~PFAM: Staphylococcal nuclease (SNase-like)~SMART: Staphylococcal nuclease (SNase-like)), which gives rise to MRRLALVLLVLLAGCASAVPVTDAPANGTDTAAPGVDTTARTVDAPPSATPKEGALTAEVVEVVDGDTMKVVFENGSRETIRLLGVDTPEVHTENSPDEFEGVPETEAGRNCLRKWGEQASSVAKERLLGETVTLSFDANEPRRGYYGRLLVYLHVDGGSFNYALITNGLARVYDSQFEYRDRYDTAESAAMDANVGLWACREGGAGSTPTATGTELIADGGIPLRISEIHADAEGDDRENLNDEYVVLKNTGDEQLDLSRFTVTDEADKRYTFPDGTTLAAGETLTLHTGSGTDGDGDYYWSAGSPVWNNGGDTVTVRTASGELVAEKSY
- a CDS encoding formate dehydrogenase, alpha subunit (KEGG: htu:Htur_4746 formate dehydrogenase, alpha subunit~TIGRFAM: Formate dehydrogenase, alpha subunit~PFAM: Molybdopterin oxidoreductase; NADH:ubiquinone oxidoreductase, subunit G, iron-sulphur binding; Ferredoxin; 4Fe-4S ferredoxin, iron-sulphur binding, subgroup; Molybdopterin oxidoreductase Fe4S4 region; Molydopterin dinucleotide-binding region), giving the protein MSTDSPDGTPSAEGEGPLPGVPDLDDPRPSTPLTETFRPGTADDPPHAGSEEMTTVTVDGQQVAVRPGGTVLDAVEAAGAGEEVPALCHYGRGEDIGQRSECRTCMVETHDGLVPSCSTPAEAGMAVSTDAEAAAEARDVNLDLVLSDHNLRCTTCGQNGRCELQDAAIENDVWEPRYGVFDERDEYEPLDATSSFMQIDRNKCILCNRCVEACNDVQVEGVLRIEDGEDGPRIGFQSDAETMADSTCVSCGHCATVCPTGSIVETGMAEAGTLPIPGFNQRNSIGEVLTKPKAETADDSETPNRGVGAGGGADAPDTETNGKSGVARFMAKARRAAREGSERALKQAEHMAEDVAASTMPEGMLFDVAERVADYRLKDVEKTETTCGYCSVGCRFEVHTKDDEVLGVRPTDEESAPMNDFSTCVKGKFAYDFLDSEGRLRRPLVRKNGELKPTSWDKALDRVASELSGIQAEYGTDAVGTLASSKCTNEEDYLLQKFARTALGTKNVDNCARLCHSSTVAALQQTVGYGAMSNSGDDVANTDCYLITGSNTTESHPVLATRIKRNVDDGADLFVYDPRKTGIAEHANRYVRTEPGYDIAWLNGLTRYIIEHDLHNEAFIADHTKNFEALVEKVQPFTPKEVERLAGVAPEDLKATAERIATADSVVFGWAMGLTQHSHGTANVLAMANLALVTGQLGTPNSGLSPFRGHNNVQGGGGDMGTLPGSLPGYQDLTDPEVLDTFEEAWGTRPPDEPGLKVPEMFAEAGDGIRGMFVMGENPALSEPDIAHAEQALESLDFLAVQDIFLTETAEYADVVLPAATFVEKEGTFTNTERRVQLVGQARDPPGKARQDWEIVQSLANRMGESWAYDDPAEIMDEIAELTPIYGGISHGRLEEAGGLQWPCRDEDDPGTRFLYEDGFNFEDGKARFVPADMGRPTELTDEEYPLTMTSGRVLYHWHTGTITRRVEGLMSHVGESFVEIHPKTAATLGIVDGEYVTVESRRGEITVKATVTDRPGEGVVFVPMHFAAGAVNTLTQESFDPTSGIPEYKVASVRVRPAGDHGDPPAPDEHPAEEDGAVGDD